The Dasypus novemcinctus isolate mDasNov1 chromosome 22, mDasNov1.1.hap2, whole genome shotgun sequence genomic sequence TGACGAGACGGTCAGAGAGGGGGTGGCGGGCTATGTGTGTCCTTGGGGGGTCTGCGGGAAGGTCAGAAACTTCAGGAACTTTCCATGTCTCTCCTGGCCATTCTAGCAGTGCTCATGTGAACACGAGGAATGGACAGGACATCTGCGGTTGGGGGGAGCCCCGCCCCCGTGTACCTGTGCGCAGCAGTGTCTCATTCCCGCTCTCCAGGTGTCTCTGCAGCCACTCCATGCACCTGCCCTCCAGGTAGGCTCTATAGCGCTCTGCAACACCGGCCTCCTCCAACTGGCGCCTGGTGATCTGAGCCATCCTGTTCGCCGCCGTCCAGGAGCGCAGGTCCTCGTCGAGGGCGATGTGGTCGGCGCCGTCGTAGGCGTACTGACTGTACCCACGGAGAAGGTGCCCGTCCAGGCCCATGTCGCAGCCAAATATCCACTGGTAGGTGTGAGATCCTGGACCCGTCCCCGCAGTCAGGCCCGCCCACTCCTTGAACCGCCCCGTGGTCTCGCCCGCCCACCAGGCTCCACCTGTCCGCCCACAGGCTCGCAGTGCCCTCCGCGCGAGGGGTGTGGCCCCTCTGGCCTAAACCGAAAACGAAATCAAGGGAAAGTCCCTGCTGCGCTCCCGGGTGGCGGTACCGGGTCCCGCGGCCTCGGGGTGCAGTGGGGACCCGAGACTCCGGGCGACCCCGGCCCGTCCAGGGGATCCCGGTCGTGCGCGGACCCCCGGCCCGGCGTGGCTCACCGGCCTCGCTGTGGTTGTAGTAGCCTTGGAGGGTCCGCAGCCGCCTTCGTAAACAATGCGCGTGGCCCTTTTCTATCTGCGTCTCCTGCTCCCAGTACTCGGGCCCCTCCTGCTCCACCCACGGCGCCCGCGGCTCCATCCTCGGACTCGCCGCGTCGCTGTCGAACCGCACGAACTGCGTGTCGTCCACGTAGCCCACGGCGATGAAGTGGGAATCCCCGCGCTCCGGCCGGGACACAGCGGTGCTGAAATACCTGAGGGAGTGGGGGCCTGGGGGGCAGGAAAGGGGCGGGGGTCAGCGTGGGGGGGACGCGGCT encodes the following:
- the LOC101411454 gene encoding HLA class I histocompatibility antigen, alpha chain G-like isoform X1, whose protein sequence is MAPGTLLLLFSGALALTQTRAGPHSLRYFSTAVSRPERGDSHFIAVGYVDDTQFVRFDSDAASPRMEPRAPWVEQEGPEYWEQETQIEKGHAHCLRRRLRTLQGYYNHSEAGSHTYQWIFGCDMGLDGHLLRGYSQYAYDGADHIALDEDLRSWTAANRMAQITRRQLEEAGVAERYRAYLEGRCMEWLQRHLESGNETLLRTDPPRTHIARHPLSDRLVTLRCWALGFYPAEITLTWQRDGEDQTQDMEFVETRPAGDGTFQKWAAVVVPSGEEERYMCHVQHKGLPEPLTLRWEPPSQPPILIVGIVAALVILGSAVPVVAGVLIWKRRRKSSGGKRGSYAQAAYPVFVPLHPVTVPRTLMYLLKLLERDEASS
- the LOC101411454 gene encoding HLA class I histocompatibility antigen, alpha chain G-like isoform X2, translated to MAPGTLLLLFSGALALTQTRAGPHSLRYFSTAVSRPERGDSHFIAVGYVDDTQFVRFDSDAASPRMEPRAPWVEQEGPEYWEQETQIEKGHAHCLRRRLRTLQGYYNHSEAGSHTYQWIFGCDMGLDGHLLRGYSQYAYDGADHIALDEDLRSWTAANRMAQITRRQLEEAGVAERYRAYLEGRCMEWLQRHLESGNETLLRTDPPRTHIARHPLSDRLVTLRCWALGFYPAEITLTWQRDGEDQTQDMEFVETRPAGDGTFQKWAAVVVPSGEEERYMCHVQHKGLPEPLTLRWEPPSQPPILIVGIVAALVILGSAVPVVAGVLIWKRRRKSSGGKRGSYAQAALTVPRTLMYLLKLLERDEASS